In Providencia zhijiangensis, a single window of DNA contains:
- a CDS encoding molecular chaperone, with product MRTFSVFFILFFILITNAYSGVIVGGTRVIYNEGGKDSSIDIENPDEIAYLIQSWIDDENGEPQSIFSVTPPLFKLPRESTNTLRIFLTEDVLPNNRESLFWLNIKNIPSVKFQENSLQIAFRTQMKLIYRPISLKNVDFNKEQKKIIWSKSGNKIIVKNPTPYYINFQRISFNEKALKNVSYIAPFSTVEFNTESSSKHGTIKWELINDFGATTKTFDKKI from the coding sequence ATGAGAACTTTTTCCGTTTTTTTTATATTGTTTTTTATACTCATCACCAATGCCTATTCTGGTGTAATTGTTGGTGGAACAAGAGTCATCTACAATGAGGGGGGCAAAGACTCGAGCATTGATATTGAAAACCCTGATGAAATTGCCTACTTGATTCAATCTTGGATTGATGATGAAAACGGTGAGCCACAATCCATTTTTTCGGTTACTCCTCCTTTATTTAAATTACCTCGAGAAAGCACTAACACTTTACGCATATTCTTAACAGAAGATGTCCTACCAAATAATCGCGAATCTCTTTTTTGGTTAAATATTAAAAACATTCCCTCCGTTAAATTTCAAGAAAACTCACTTCAGATTGCTTTTAGAACACAAATGAAACTCATTTATAGACCAATCTCTTTAAAGAACGTTGATTTTAATAAAGAGCAGAAAAAAATAATTTGGTCAAAATCGGGAAATAAGATTATAGTAAAAAATCCAACGCCTTATTATATTAACTTCCAGCGAATATCTTTTAATGAAAAAGCATTAAAGAATGTTTCTTATATCGCTCCATTTTCGACTGTTGAATTTAATACAGAAAGCTCATCAAAACATGGCACTATTAAATGGGAACTCATCAATGATTTTGGTGCAACAACCAAGACCTTCGATAAAAAAATATAA